TGAAAATCCTCGATAATCAGGGGTGTTCGAACTATGCGGCAGAGGGAACCCATTTCCAGGAGGCCCGTATGGTTGATAACCTGAAATTGCGCGATAGTCAGGGGCATTCGAACTCTGCCGCAAAGGGAACCCGTTTCCATGAGGCCCATATGGTTGATAACTTGAATTTGCTCGATAATCAGGGGCATTGGAACTCTGCGGCAAAGGGAACCCATTTCCAGGAGGCCCATATGGTTGATAACCTGAAATTGCTCGATAGTCAGGGGTATTCGAACTCTGTGGCAAAGGGAACCCGTTTCCATGAGGCCCATATGGTTGATAACCTGAATCTGCTCGATAATCAGGGGCATTCGAACTCTGCGGCAAAGGGAACCCGTTTCCACGAGGCCCATATGGTTGATAACCTGAATTTTCTCGATAACCAGGGGTGTCCGAACTCTGTACTAAAGGGAGACGGTTTCCATGAGGCCCATATGGTTGTAAACCTGAAATTCCTCGATAAGCAGGGGTGTTCGAACTTTGTGTTGAAAAGAATGAAGGGTCAGGAGTATGAGAGCTTCCCAGCCCTGTACGATTACCCCAGGGAGCTGATGGAAAATAAGGTTGATGGGGAGACGTTAAACTACTTGGTCTCAATGCCGATGAATTAGAAACTGGGTGTTGAATATATGAAGCACCCCTGAATTGATCCACATGAGTTACTTCCGGTCTACATTCAACATATCCTCGACCTGACGGAAACCGTGGAGAAACATGGTGTATATACTCTGAGCGAGTTGAAGATGGATGGCCTGGCAAAAAACATGGAGCAGAAAGTGGGCGCTGTGGCATAAAACTTTGACCTCCATGACCTTGAATGGGTGGAATATCAGGTCTGGCACAGGATCCTTGAAAAGAGTTAGCAGCAACGCTACGTTGGTTACAAACTCCAATTAAAGTCTCCTGTGACTTATCAATTCGTCCGTAAGATGTTGAAGTTGTTTTGCTTGCTCCAACCTGACTCACATTTGGTGGAACTGGAAATTTAACATTTATGGGACCTTTTTTATTGGGATTCCTAGATGTCTCTTCACTTACGTGGTTAGAAACTCCGATTAAATTCTCCTGTGACTTAGCGATCCCTTTGTAAGAAGTTGAAGTTGCTTTGCTTGTTTTGAATTGGCTCACATTCGGTGGAGCCGGAACTTTCATATCTTCAAGACGGATTTTCTTGGGATTTCCAGATGTCTCCTCACTCAGTTGATTACAAACACCAATTAAAATCTCCTGTGACTTATTGATCCCTCCGTAAGAAGTTGATGTTGCTTTGCTTGTCCCGACCTGGCTCACATTTTGTGGAGCCGAAACTTTGATGTCTACGTGACATTTTTTCTCGGGATTCCCAGACGTCTCTTTACTCTTTGCTAGGACCCTTTCTAGGGCCCTTTCTATCCATCGCTTCCTTTTTCCCTTGCGAGGATTTGAAACAACTTTTGTAATTTCCTTGGGTTTTGCACTAAACAATCGATTCTCCAACTCGGACGCATCAATTTTTTGTTCCATGAAAAGACGGATTTGTTTGATAGAATTACAAATGCAGCTGTATATCTTCCCCTGGTTCTTACGTTTCAGTGCCCGGCAAGTATTTTGTGATCTATTGCCAAAATCTTCAATCTAAACATGTGGAAGATATAAAATCAGATCAACAAGCAAATTTCCATACATCTAACAGCCATTCGTTCAGTTGATCGACCGACATAAGGAACTTACACTAATGCAACCAAGTTTGTTCAATATCCATGATCCCTCATAAGTGCTAACACAAAGCCCATCTCGCCAAAGTGGGTTCACTGACTCCAGCTATAACGCCCGGGAAAACAAATCAAAGCTGTTAAATATGAAAGCAACTGTTTGAACCAGCCACTCTCTGTCATAATAATTACATTTTCACAAGATAGAGAAATAAGTTTGTTACTTCGACACTGCACTTTGGATCAGTGACATGTGTCGACACGACATCAACATACTTCATTTCAGGCCAAAATTGCGAGGTTTTTCACAAAATAGCCATGTTCGACATGCATCCACGTCTGACAAGTTCAGCTTGCCAAAATAACGGGCGAAttgagatttaaaaaaaaaaaaacacaacacaGAATCTAATTATTTAGGAGATCTGAATATGGAATCATGCTGTCATTATTCATCAAGCAGTAAATGTACCTTGATCAACATAGACACAAAGAGCTCAGCGAGAGATTCTTTATTTCTTTCCCCAAAATTCAAAAACTCCTGAATATTTTGGTTGACAGTCGTAGGGTCCAAACCATCTGGAGGTTTCAAAGTACCATGAAAAATCATAACTATATATCATCAGAAGATGAGTGTAATAATCTAACATATAAATCTAACATATACTTCAATCAACCAAACTCGAAAGGAGTAGGAAACAGCGTGCCTTGGCGAAAATTTGTTTGAAACACTCTAGAATATCAAGTCTTGACTGATAATACATGCCATACGTTTTCAAAGTAAGTACCTTCTATTTTTAACCACTAGAACAATTGTGCAAACTTTCACTTCTACCATCATTATTTTTTCGGGATATCAAGATTCTCACTTATGGGAGGAGACTACAGAAATTGATCAAGAAACTCTTACCTTTTAATATGGCGGAAAACGGAGGCAATATAGGGATTTCTCGAGTCTGCATGAATCCATGAATGAAATCTCTTAACAAGATAACACAATAGATGAAGAAATTGAATGCTGAATTGTAAGATCATAAAATTGCTTAAGCAGCTATAACTTGTGAGCACAAAAGTATAAGTAAGTATTCTTATAGTTATTGGTCGAATACACCTATGACACATACTGAGAAAGCTTAGCTAGTGAATAGAGCAACAAGACTGGACATGAACCGCTTTGTCATGTCTCCTTGGTCTTTCATATGGCTAAGAAAATAGATCAACACTTTGAGGACAACAGATCATCTCATAGCTAATAACAATTGTGATACACACGCACTCTATGCCCATAAAATATGGAATCCTAAATGAGAATTACATCAATTATCGTCCATTTAGTATAAGGCACTTCAATTCTAGGCAGCATTGGATCTCAAATCTCTAATAACATCAAAAACTACCAACCATATCCAAACTGGAACCGGACCCAGGAGTTCGAATCAACCGAATGTGGTCACCCTTACTACGTCTAGAAGGATATATAATTTTCCTTATGACACGGATACTTCGTACTCAGAGAGCTTCAGCTCACGAAACCCCTTTGCCCATTATTTTGCTCATGAAATGACCACTTTGACTCAGTTGTAAGTATTAGTGTCAGACGCACCGTTTGTGTATGTGTGTGAACTTTATGTGATAAACTTGGATTTTGGACCTAAAATAAAGAGACTTAATGTTGTGCGGAAAGAATGTCATGTAGACACACAACACCCAGTTACTACAGGTGTCAAAATAAAATACCATAGAGCTACAGTGACCATTAATGAAGAAAGTGCTATATTCAAACAAATAATCAGAAGAGGTATACCCAGAGTTTATTACAAGTTTTTCAGAGCCAGACCAATGTCGCAAGAGATGCTAACAGGCTCAAATTTAAGGCACTCAAGATATCTCTAATTACAAGTTTATGCGTATAAAAATTAGTTCTATAAAATCTCTCTATTTTACTTGACGTTATAAATATATGTGCTGCCAAAATCAGAAGTTTAAGATTCAAGAAAACTGCAGAATGTAATGGCTGGTTATACCTGCAAATGGAATGCCACCAATTGTATAAGAGAGAATGAATTGATGGTCCCATCTTTGGCACTGTTGATATCATTTGCCTTTGCCCAAACTTTAATCTGTTAAATTTGCAGCAAAATTGAAAAACTTTTAAGAAATCAGACATAGGTTAACTCTTTCCTTAATTTACCTTTGCCCAAGCCTAGCAATTTCTATAAGCATGATCAATTTGTCACATTTTCACATCCATCAGCGAAAAAATGCATGTCATTCGAACAGCAATGTTACCCTACTACCTCAAGGACTCCCGCCTCATGCATATTACAAGGTAGGAAGGTTGGACATACACAGCCTAGCCCCTGTCCTTGACAGGTTATTTCCGTATGTCACCTTAAGGAAATTGCTTCAAAATTGCACAGCTAGCTGCTACTTCATAATACAAATGCTGACAGTtaaatgagccattttgctttatttcATCCTTCATTAAAAAGTGATATTGCATCTTGACTCTTGAGCCTAGCTATCCCAAAGGCACACAAGAATTGTCCATAAAAGGTACTACGCCAATAATAGAGGCACATTAAACACACGGAGGAGATTCTACATCATTTGGTGTATTGGGCTAAAGGCTAATAAACTACAGATCATAATCTATCTTACAATTTGTAAAATTCATGCAAAGTGTCTTCTAAGTTCTGACATTAGGCAGACAAAAAGGAGAAGGGGTCATTTGAAGTCGATTGAACTGGTGACTAAATTGCTCTGTCCATTTTGTCCAATAAGATCCAAGTAGATTTCAAGTACCCCATACATCATATTTCAGCATCAAATGCAGATGTGAATTCTTAAGATTTATGCTCATAACTTAGATAGAAGAAAAATAATGGAAAATAGCAAAATATTTTGTATTGAGAAGAGTTCAATTACCAAAATACAGAGCTTTCGGAACCTTTCATCGACTATCGAAATCATTCGTATAATCTGAGATTTCACTATACCATCCAAGTTGCCAACAGACAGATCACATTCGACTCTAGTCCCACAGTCAGTTACTTTCAATACAGGCACCCTGGCTGACAATATCAACTGAACATTGGAAACAATCCTTTTCCCTGCAAAGATTGTGAACCATAAGAAATTATATAAATAAGAACATATAGTCTGTGCACTAAAGATAACAGAAACTCTCAATTTTAATTACCATACCGAAATACAGAGTCTTTCAAGAAAACAACAAAGCACAAACTCAGTAAACTTAATGTAGTGTGAATGCATTAGCCTGTACAAAGGGAATCTATTATGATTGAGCAGTTATGCGTAATAGACTAGATAATCTATCCTGTGCTTCCATTTTATACACACTACCTTCTGAATGTTTGCCAAACTATATATATCAACTCTTAAATCAATATCGGTGAACTTTCGCCAACACAATTATCATAAATAAACCCCAAAACATTGCATAACTTGATTATCAGCTAGCGTGATAAGGAGGAATTTGGTAGAAAAAGGAAGAACAGaactgaaaagaaaagaaaacctGCCAAAAATGTACCACACTGTATGTTTCTTCAAAATGATACCATTTATGCAATTTGGATATGGCTCAGTCTGATTAAGCTAATTATTTGTGATGGTGTCGTGTATACCTATTTTTTGATAAGACGTGCAACCATTATACGAGCCATAGTCCCAAGTAGCCAGCACATAAAATGTATTGTGAGAGCCAAATAGTGAATGCTAAACAGgaggataaaaaaaaaaaacatatctgGCTACAGAAGACCAAAAATATCTTGCTACAGAACACTGATAACTCAATGACTAGTGACTACTATGTAGAGATGGGCATTAGTCTCATTACTTTGAAGTTTTTGGAACTTTTTTGAAAACTTCTTGAGCGTATTGATTTGAACCAAACGATCAGCGTTATCCTTGTTGTCACTGAAATTAATTGACAAATCTAGATCACAACTAGCATTGAACAAGTCCATTACAAACGAACCAAATTCCTTCACCACTGGATAGTTATCATCGTCACCTACAAGTGAAAACTGTATACCATAAAAAAGAGGATAAAAATGTACACGAAGGCTGAGAAATGGAACACATGTTGGTCCAAGAAGGGGCCATTTACCAATTTAAATGGTAAATGTCTTGCAGATGCAATTTCTCAAGGACTGTTTTCGTTTTTCTAGGGGAGGGCGGCAGGAGTCAATAATTTCAAAGTAGTAAGAAAATCGTTGTAAAAATTGTTCTTTACCATACACAATATGCAAGTTACATTTTTAAACTATGAGAGGACTTTTTAAAAATGCAGCGAACTGGCTTGAACAGAGGAAGTGTTAATTAAAGGGCACCAAGGGGGAGATACCCTATCTTAACATAATCATGTATAGGATAGATCAATGCAAATATTGTCATCCAATTCTTCATCAAGTGCGCAATAATGCCACATATGTATCCAGAGAATAACCAGCCTTTAAGGTAGTAACTTGTTTTCAGTAAAGTATTGGACTATTTGGTTAGGCCCTAAATGTAAGAAATAAAAATGCCCTTTACCATAAATAATATGCAAACTAACCCAGAAAGTACTGACATGAATTACCATATATTTCTTGTGCTATTTGATTAAAAACACAAACAAGATTACTTCTATCGTCATAGTCTTGAAAGCAGGGGCGGTTTTTTTCATAAACATCATTTAGTAGAGTCTCAAGAGCAGATAACTCGACAAACATAGTCTTGTTCTCCTCAAGTTTTTGAAGCTCATATCGCTTCGCATTCTCCAAGACATCTGAAATAAATGTCAAAATCATTATTAACTTGTATAATCAACATCGTATATGGTTTAGGTGCTTCAAGCGTAGTTTAAATAACAAATAAACTTTTCCTTTCTCCAGTTTGCAAATTAAGCCTCATACCTTTtccttcaaagagaaagtgaCAATAACACCAAAATTCATTGATAGACAACTCTCAAACATCATATGACCAAACTTTTTCACAGCTTTACAATCCAAATGCTTAGAAAATAGGGCTTCTCCTATACCATGATGAGGCACCAACACTAAGAGCCAAGATTTAAGAGGGAATCGGAAGGGACTAATAACGTTTTTCTTCCAAAACGTTCCTATTGTTAAAAGGTTTGTGTTTTAGCTTAGAAGGGTGAAAATGAATCCTTCCATTTACCTTGGCCTAACTAACAAACCAAACAAGAGTAATCGGCGCCTCCCCCCTTCCCTAACATTCCCTCTGAATCactctatccaaacaagggataaCTGGATAAGTACTCCTAGGAGTCGCAGCAAAACCAGGAAAGCAAGAACAAAGACATGAAAGTATACAATTGAGATAACATCCCGTGGAAGAATACTTGCATAAGTATTCGCAACTTTTGAATGCAAGTATACAATTAAGATGACCTTAACACTGGGTTTGGATACAAAAAATAAAggaaaagggaggggagggatAGGAGGGAAGGG
The Silene latifolia isolate original U9 population chromosome 11, ASM4854445v1, whole genome shotgun sequence genome window above contains:
- the LOC141612265 gene encoding uncharacterized protein LOC141612265 isoform X3 encodes the protein MFVELSALETLLNDVYEKNRPCFQDYDDRSNLVCVFNQIAQEIYGNSCDDDNYPVVKEFGSFVMDLFNASCDLDLSINFSDNKDNADRLVQINTLKKFSKKFQKLQRKRIVSNVQLILSARVPVLKVTDCGTRVECDLSVGNLDGIVKSQIIRMISIVDERFRKLCILIKVWAKANDINSAKDGTINSFSLIQLVAFHLQTREIPILPPFSAILKDGLDPTTVNQNIQEFLNFGERNKESLAELFVSMLIKLESVNPLWRDGLCVSTYEGSWILNKLGCISIEDFGNRSQNTCRALKRKNQGKIYSCICNSIKQIRLFMEQKIDASELENRLFSAKPKEITKVVSNPRKGKRKRWIERALERVLAKSKETSGNPEKKCHVDIKVSAPQNVSQVGTSKATSTSYGGINKSQEILIGVCNQLSEETSGNPKKIRLEDMKVPAPPNVSQFKTSKATSTSYKGIAKSQENLIGVSNHVSEETSRNPNKKGPINVKFPVPPNVSQVGASKTTSTSYGRIDKSQETLIGVCNQRSVAANSFQGSCARPDIPPIQGHGGQSFMPQRPLSAPCFLPGHPSSTRSEYIHHVSPRFPSGRGYVECRPEVTHVDQFRGASYIQHPVSNSSALRPSSLTSPHQPYFPSAPWGNRTGLGSSHTPDPSFFSTQSSNTPAYRGISGLQPYGPHGNRLPLVQSSDTPGYRENSGYQPYGPRGNGFPLPQSSNAPDYRADSGYQPYGPHGNGFPLPQSSNTPDYRAISGYQPYGPPGNGFPLPQSSNAPDYRANSSYQPYGPHGNGFPLRQSSNAPDYRAISGYQPYGPPGNGFPLPHSSNTPDYRGFSGYQPCGSHGNRPP
- the LOC141612265 gene encoding uncharacterized protein LOC141612265 isoform X2; this translates as MIEGEHCVPQDVLENAKRYELQKLEENKTMFVELSALETLLNDVYEKNRPCFQDYDDRSNLVCVFNQIAQEIYGDDDNYPVVKEFGSFVMDLFNASCDLDLSINFSDNKDNADRLVQINTLKKFSKKFQKLQRKRIVSNVQLILSARVPVLKVTDCGTRVECDLSVGNLDGIVKSQIIRMISIVDERFRKLCILIKVWAKANDINSAKDGTINSFSLIQLVAFHLQTREIPILPPFSAILKDGLDPTTVNQNIQEFLNFGERNKESLAELFVSMLIKLESVNPLWRDGLCVSTYEGSWILNKLGCISIEDFGNRSQNTCRALKRKNQGKIYSCICNSIKQIRLFMEQKIDASELENRLFSAKPKEITKVVSNPRKGKRKRWIERALERVLAKSKETSGNPEKKCHVDIKVSAPQNVSQVGTSKATSTSYGGINKSQEILIGVCNQLSEETSGNPKKIRLEDMKVPAPPNVSQFKTSKATSTSYKGIAKSQENLIGVSNHVSEETSRNPNKKGPINVKFPVPPNVSQVGASKTTSTSYGRIDKSQETLIGVCNQRSVAANSFQGSCARPDIPPIQGHGGQSFMPQRPLSAPCFLPGHPSSTRSEYIHHVSPRFPSGRGYVECRPEVTHVDQFRGASYIQHPVSNSSALRPSSLTSPHQPYFPSAPWGNRTGLGSSHTPDPSFFSTQSSNTPAYRGISGLQPYGPHGNRLPLVQSSDTPGYRENSGYQPYGPRGNGFPLPQSSNAPDYRADSGYQPYGPHGNGFPLPQSSNTPDYRAISGYQPYGPPGNGFPLPQSSNAPDYRANSSYQPYGPHGNGFPLRQSSNAPDYRAISGYQPYGPPGNGFPLPHSSNTPDYRGFSGYQPCGSHGNRPP
- the LOC141612265 gene encoding uncharacterized protein LOC141612265 isoform X1; the encoded protein is MIEGEHCVPQDVLENAKRYELQKLEENKTMFVELSALETLLNDVYEKNRPCFQDYDDRSNLVCVFNQIAQEIYGNSCDDDNYPVVKEFGSFVMDLFNASCDLDLSINFSDNKDNADRLVQINTLKKFSKKFQKLQRKRIVSNVQLILSARVPVLKVTDCGTRVECDLSVGNLDGIVKSQIIRMISIVDERFRKLCILIKVWAKANDINSAKDGTINSFSLIQLVAFHLQTREIPILPPFSAILKDGLDPTTVNQNIQEFLNFGERNKESLAELFVSMLIKLESVNPLWRDGLCVSTYEGSWILNKLGCISIEDFGNRSQNTCRALKRKNQGKIYSCICNSIKQIRLFMEQKIDASELENRLFSAKPKEITKVVSNPRKGKRKRWIERALERVLAKSKETSGNPEKKCHVDIKVSAPQNVSQVGTSKATSTSYGGINKSQEILIGVCNQLSEETSGNPKKIRLEDMKVPAPPNVSQFKTSKATSTSYKGIAKSQENLIGVSNHVSEETSRNPNKKGPINVKFPVPPNVSQVGASKTTSTSYGRIDKSQETLIGVCNQRSVAANSFQGSCARPDIPPIQGHGGQSFMPQRPLSAPCFLPGHPSSTRSEYIHHVSPRFPSGRGYVECRPEVTHVDQFRGASYIQHPVSNSSALRPSSLTSPHQPYFPSAPWGNRTGLGSSHTPDPSFFSTQSSNTPAYRGISGLQPYGPHGNRLPLVQSSDTPGYRENSGYQPYGPRGNGFPLPQSSNAPDYRADSGYQPYGPHGNGFPLPQSSNTPDYRAISGYQPYGPPGNGFPLPQSSNAPDYRANSSYQPYGPHGNGFPLRQSSNAPDYRAISGYQPYGPPGNGFPLPHSSNTPDYRGFSGYQPCGSHGNRPP